CAATctttatgaaaatagaaaaaaaagtcctAAAACTCATATGGAACCACAAATGATCCCAGACAGCGAAAGCAATTCTGTGCAAAAATAGCAATGCTGAAGGAAATACCTCTCCAGATTTCAAAACATACACAGAGCTATGGTGATGGAAACAGAACATTACTGGCACAAAGGCAGGCAGGTAGACCAGTGGCTCAAAATACAAGATCCAAATGTGAATACAGCTAATTAGGGCCTTCTAGTAATTGACAAAGATGTCAGAACACACACTATAGaaagccttttcaacaaatgaaactgggaaaactggatgttcacatatagaagaatgaaaatagacccctATCAACTGCCCTGTAAAAACTTAGgttcaaatggatcaaagacttcaatgaGAAACCCGAAACACTGAAACTGCTTGAGGAAAACACAGGCAATGTCCTTCTAGAAACAGATACAGGAAAGGACTGTATGGTCCAGGAACTGAAACCACCAATTGACAGATGGGTCCTCGCCTTTATCCTGGGTATCTAGGATACAAATATCTGTAATATGTAGTCTGCCATCTAGATGTGCACTGAGTGATGGGAGACAGGTAAAACGTTACTAACTTTAAAAGCTAACGGTTACCTCCATAGTGTTTTCCTATGATAGCATACAGGTATGTAttacaacttgttttaaaaaaatgtttatcccagccgggcagtggtaatcccagcacttgggaggcagaagcaggcggatttctgagttccaggtcagcctggtctaaaaagtgagttccaggacagctaggactgcacagagaaaccctgtctcggaaaaaaaaaaagtttattatttttaattgtgctaAGCATGAGTgcttttccgtgtgtgtgtgtgtgtgtgtgtgtgtgtgtgtgtgtgtgtgtgtgcatgcgcgtgcaCTTGTAAGCAAGCCCAAAAGTAGTAAATGCTCCTTACCAACAGCtgggccatcttttcagccctgaAGCTTATTTGAAATAAAGTGTATGTGTGCCCCAATGCAGTGCCTCTAATGTGGCTCTGTATGATAAGTGCCTGAGGAGAGGTTGTACTGTAGAACAGAGTCCATTTAAACCAGTTTCCAATATTTCCTGCGTATCAAAGTCACAGGAATACCTAATACTAATCTtagatactttttaattttcaaatatattttatttacatatttgttacagatttttttttacacattctGAAATTTCTATGATAACTTCACTAATAACCAAAATAGTTAAAATCCTTTTTCAACTTACCTGTGCCGCCCGTAATTCTGCTAGAAGATCTGTAAAACTCTGGTTTTTTGTGGGTTCTGTATTTTCAACTGCTTGAGACAGAAAATGATTTTTGTGCATCTGttctctgattaaaaaaaatattttttcttaaaaaaaaaccaaggtacCTCTTTTATTTAATACAACATACTGTTAATGAACTCAAATGACATGGATCTCTAGAAATGTTAAAGGGAAGGTAGTGGGAAATGCTGGTACTTTTCACTTTACAAGAACAAAAATCATTCCATTTTGGTTTAATTGAAATTTAAAACCATTGCTTCTAACTCTCAGAGAAATGAAGTGTCTCAGAAAATGTGCTGATTTTCTGGAGCTTTCTGTGCATTCCTGGTCTCACTGTTGCTGCCTATCTTCTGACAAACACAAACTCCAAGGTTatacacagaaacaaataaaaccaaaacctagCTGGACCTCAGATTAAATTCTTAGACACTCAAGAAATCTATATAAGATAACATAGCCTTAATGTTCTAAATAAATCATCTAAATAGATTATTTGATCGTGGAAGTTCATTTAGTTTGGGATTCTGGAGTCCCTTCTAGAAGGCAGGTGGTAAAGATATTTCTTTATCTAGTGTCTAGCACAGTCACATGGAGTTCAAGCTGCTCTCTAAACTGCTGTGCGGCTGAGGATGGCGTCCGGGGAGCTGTGAGTACAGGTGTGTGTCATCAGGCATGGCTGCTGCATGGATGACACTGAGGACTGAACCAGGACTTGCTAAAATCTCCAGTTCAGGTAGGATCTTTGCAGAGATCCTTATGAGGAACATTTGGAAAGAAGATGGAAGTATTTTCAAGAATCAAATCAGCACACCTGCAGGTGCGTTCCCACCAAGGCTGGCCTAGCCACTGCTCAGCTGGGCGAAAGCTGTGGAGCAACTGTCTACTCTTCAGAGCTCCCCGGTGGCACCAGAGTGAAGTTAGGCTCTGTGAGATCATACCCTTTatatcctctccttcctccttttcttctatttttctacaattattgtttatttttctctttccagaaTTACCCTAATGTTATTCTGTTTCTACATAACCTAAGGCCAAGGTGAAGCTGTGGTTCTTATTTTTAACTTCTGAATTGTTAGTCAAATCACTGCTTGGGGAATAATTAAGCATGTTAGGCTTATCTATGGACAAAGGCAAATGCTCTATTTTCAGTTTCTTAAAAGCAATGTCAAACTCACATGTGGATATACTAGCTATCaattagtaaaagaaaaaatcatcTCAATATATAATGTGAGTTATGAGACTGGAAGTCAGTATCCAAATGAAAAAAGATAGATGCACTAGTGCCATTTTCAAGAAAACCCCACATTATTAATATACCATGCTTAGAAATCATTAAGTACATGTAAAgataaaaacttcaaaagaaCTTACTTTAAAGAGGCCAACTCACTAAATAAATTCTGATTTTCTTTAAACATTCgctcttcatttttcttattttgttcctGAAGATCTTTTACTTGATTATACaacctttcattttcctttttaaaaaacagaaaaatggatttTAGTTAAGTATAACATAAAATGAAATGTTAATAGAAAAATCACTTAAGTGATCTTTAAAATttcctgtttttaattttataaatttaaaatctttttcATACATCTATTATCTTAGACAGCAACTTAACTAGACACAACTCTTTTGGAAATGCCAAAAAtgtttacttgaaaaaaaaaaagttggaacaaaacacccatggaaggagttacagagacaaagtttggagctgaaacgaaaggatggaccatctagagactgccatacctggggatccatcccataatcagcctccaaacgctaacaccattgcatacactagcaagattttgctgaaaggacccagatatagctgtctcttgtgagactatgctggggcctagcaaacacagaagtggatgctcacagtcagctattggatggagcacagggcccccaatggaggagctagagaaattacccaaggagctaaagggatctgcaaccctataggtggaacaacaatatgaactaaccagtaccccggagctcatgtctctagctgcataagtagcagaagatggcctagtcggccatcagtggaaagagaggcgcctttgtcttgcaaactttatatgcctcagtacagggccaagaagtgggagtgggtgggtaggggattggggggaggagggtatgggggacttttgggatagcattggaaatgtaaatgaagaaaatacctaattaaaaaaacataaaaaaaaagttacagaatTTCCCTAAACTGAAGGGTCTAGTGGTTAAGGAGTGTAGTAAACTGCACTTCCTCAGGGTAAATGTATAAAGAAGAGTGGAGATGGAGTCACCACATCCTATCACCGATGTGCTGAGCGAAGGGTGAGAAAGCCCAGGGGGACTACAGACTCGATACTAGTTTGGGTCAGAGGGGCTTCTAACAGTGAGGTAATTAGATATGGAACAGATGGATCTATGATTAGATTTACTGACCTCACTTTACATTGAGAATTTGTTGAAAATTAGGAGCTTTTGAGGAGGTAGCAAAAACTCCGGATCACCTCAGCATGTGTGGACCATCGCCCAGCAGAAGGCACGTCAACACAACTTACGTATGTCTTCTGAGGCGACAGCAGACATACTTATGGGTGTATGAAATCTTAAAGTCCCTCTCTGTATGGCAAGATGAGACAGGGCATAAAGAACCTGAGTGGCTCTCACTACACTGGGGCAGCAGTGTGTGCTGGCAAAACACTCAGAGCAACTTATGTGACAATGCTTTCGCCAAATCCTCTCTGGGGGATAAAATACAGCTCAGAACTTAGGTTGCAGTTGTAAAAGACACTGCAATGAGGTGGAGGACACGAGAGGAGAAACAGGACAGaaagggaggcagaagaggaaggtAAGTCTTAATTAAACCTGTCCAGGTTTTCGCTCCTCAGAGAGACTGAAGGATGATAGGATTGCACATGGTTTCACAGCAGACATTAGTTAATATTGAAAACTAGGTTTCTAATTAAATCAGAAATGATGCGCTTAGGTACTTTAATCTGGCTAATAAACGTTCATGACAACAGACAGTGCATGTCTATCCCTAGGACTTGGGAGGTGGATCGCAACCTTGAGGTCCTCCTGGAAAGTAAGTGAGTCCCAGGGCCCAGGAGggaagtgggggttgggggggggggttggagaaaAGGTGTGTGTGGAGGAAGCCACTAGTCAAATTATTACCTTACTTATATCTGAATGCTACATGACCACAGcagtattttaatatgccttatttttataattattactaCACCTGCTGGTAGCCTTGAAGAAGTGTCTCTTGCTCTTGTATCTCTTTTTGAATTTGTTTCAGTTTCTCTCCAGTGAGGGGGTCAGATGTTTCTCCAAATTGTAGCCACCTCTGTTttctgcttgtttcttcaaaGCTACTTAACTTTAAGAAAATGGAGGAATTGTTTTATTCACAGAGTAAAATGAAGTGAGGAAGATAAAGGGGTTGTTAGACACAAAGCATCTCCCTTGGTGACCATACTGGGAAGTGCTATGACCACGGTCAAGTCAGCACAGGGATTTTCTGGGGAGAGAAGAGACTCAGAAACTAATGGCAACACACTGATTCTACACCATCTCATGCTGTTTTTGCTAAAACTCTCACTTCTCTGAAGGCCATAATGAACTCCttgatgtgtttttaaaaggGCAGCTGATACAGGAAAATCATCCAAATGGGCCagtttcccttttcctctttccagttcaCTCTTTTGTAAGGAGAGAACCAAGAATGAAGTCTGCATTTTATGTGGCAATTACATCATCAACAGCTCCAGGCACCAAGGATGACAAGGAATTTAGTAGGAAgcatagggtttttgttttgttttgtttgtttttaaataaataaaaaggaaaatcagaAGAGAGCGGTGTGTTTGTTACCTTGGCCTGGAGAATGTAGTTCTCTTGGTTCAGTCTGAAGAGCTCTCTCTCCTGTTGCCTCTTGAGGCTTTCCACTGTGTTCTCcagttccttctccttctcacAGAATGTCATTTTCATTTGCTCCATCAGTGCTTGTGCACCCGTCCATTTTTCCTCCGCATCCTGAGCTCTTTTCAACATTAGtaactctttctctctgttcccaccGTAGGATCCCAAAGGCTCCTTTCAAAAAAGAAGCATTGCCTCATTATACTAGCTGAACCTTTAAGACTAgaacacaaacagaaaaataaagactgGAAGCGACATGGTTAACAATGTTCCactatatagctgtctcttgtgagactatgccagggcctggcaaatacagaagtggatgctcacagtcagctaatggatggatcacagggcccccaatggaggagctagagaaagtaaccaaggagctaaagggatctgcaaccctataggtgggacaacaatatgaactaaccagtacccccagagctcgtgtgtctagctgcatatgtagcagaagatggcctagttggatgtcattgggaagagaggccccttggtcttgtaaactttatatgccccagtacaggggaacaccagggccaagaaatgggagtgggtgggtagggaagcagggcagggggagggtataggggacttttgggatagcatttgaaatgtaaatgaagaaaatatctaatacaagaaatttgaaaaaaagaaaaaaaagttccaCTACAAAGAAACTGTAAGAGCAATGCGAACACagaaatttcatattttatttgtatatattaatcAATTTCAATTGTGATATTTTCTTATATACAGTGTACAATTAACACATACTTTATAATCTagacttaaaataattttaagatataaaattaaaaatactaagATGAACTTCAATACCTACAGTCTGTAACTGAACAAAGGAATCATCTGAGGGGTCTTCAGGTCTCTTGGGTGTAGCTGGGCTACCTTCACGGTGAGGGGATGGTTTATTCGAAGCTGCAGGCTTGATGAGTTTTGTTCCAGATAGTATTTCTAAATATTGCAGAATATTTAGAACAGAACAACAGAACAACAGAAGAAAACATTACAAACACAAGACTGGAGGTGCATCTGGCAATGATGGACAGTAAGCCCGAGGACAGGCAAGGGAAGGTAAATGACCACACTGCCACAGTCCTTACACTATGGTCACTGCATCCCCACAAGTCACCCACAGTCAACATCTACTTTTGACCCAAGACACTTGAAATGACAGATGGAGCTAAATGAATGTGAGGAGACTGTGAAGCAGGGTGACTTTAAGGCTTTATCACCTTTGAACAAATTATTCTTTAAGATGGTTACAGTAAGGATATCCTTATGATGAATCAGAAAGAGCAAAGCTGGTAATCATCAGCAGTTTTAGTTGAGAGTCACTGTTACTTGAGCACTATTTTGATACTCGATGTGTGATGGTATTACACCATCAATGGAACAATTTAGAGACCACCATAACAGCTGACCTAGGTCTGAATTCAAAGGTTAATAGTACTGCTGTAATTCAAGAGCATCAtttaacaaattagaaaagaatgtGACAAACCTATATTTTGGCCAGATTTTCTGATTTCACAGTAACTTCTAAATCTCCAAAGGTAGAGATAATTGTGAGGCTGGCACACCATTCAGTTAGTAATAAGGACTGTAGAGGAGATACCTCGctgggtcttaaagcccacattcaAATGCGACCAGGTCTGATCATTCAATAAGCATTATCCAGTTGCCTTAAAGGTAAAAGTCACTTCACATTTTGTATGTTTGTAGCAATTTCCTCAAGATCCAACTGTTTAAGAAtagtgttttttaaattaaaaatatcaccaTGTATTTGAAAATATAGAAAAGCTAAAAGAAGAAGTAATTCAATACTTGCTCACAGAAAGATTTcatctttctatttttttggGAGGGGCATATAAAGGTTTTCCTTATGGTCATTATTACATTCAGTGTGCTTCACATGTTTCTAAAAAAGTGACTGGCAATACCTAACACTGACAAGAAGCCAGGAAACACCAATTCGGCTTTAGCAATCTctaacagtggttctcaatctgtccTTGTAATCCAAGGACACTGCCTTCCCTCTAACAGATATCTAGCTCTGTCATGAGCAGAGAGGTGTGCTTAGCTCAACATAACTGGCTTCTTAAACCATATGCAAGTTGTGGTGGCCACAGCTCTAGTCAAAAGATGGAAGCAAAAGGCTCCAGGTAAGTGTTCCAGGGAAGAAATCCTACTGAAAACACTGAGGATCTGGCTGCTCTACTGTCATTTCATGGACAGAATGTGGACACAGACATCATTTTGTAAGATTGGAGCTGGAGGGACTGGAGAATGgtcagtggttatgagcatgtatttttcttgcagaggacctcaaaCCCACatccactccaactccagagggatctgatgcctctgtggacacctgtacacatgtgcacatattcacacacatacacacacacacacacacacacacacacacacacacacacacacacaaaataaatcttaaaaaagtcAGAAGTCACactggattcttctacatgaatgAAGGGATCTGGTTCCTTCCCTAGCTGTAGCTCTTAACTATCTCTGGATCAGTGCGAACATCGCAAAGAAAAGAGTTTTATTTGGGTAAGcaacaggacttttttttttttattcaaacccAATGTTGATGTGAACCGAATTCTCAACACTTCCACATACCAGTTTCCTTCCCAAGGAACCCAACCTGTAACAATTAACCACTCTAAAAGAATTATAGTTCTGAGTAAGTATTGCTACTCTGGGTAAATtatcaataaacacacacacacacacacacacacacacacacacacacacacacacaccagtctaaAGAGAGATCAAAGGTCAATGAAAGAACATATTTGTCCATAACTTCATTTTTTAGTATAAAAATGAGTAATGTGCTTTGATTCTGATACAAACACAGTGAGATTTTTAAATATGGGAAAACAAGTGTAGAATATTAGTTAACTTTACTCTGTCAACCCACTGTTCACCTTGATCCTTTCTCAATCACCGTGCCACATCTGCCTTCATGTGCAATGATTTCACCATCCTCAGGCTTTGGTTCCTTAATGGCCCCCTCCCTCAGCTGCTCACCCACACTGGCATGATCTAGGTTCTCACCAGCAATCACAAAATGACCTTCTAACTTGCACCTTAGTATCTGCTGGCTCCTGCTTCATCTTCACTGCTATCTGACAGTCCATGCCAGATTTCTGGGAAGGAAGCAAACACGAGGAGGATTCACATTTCCTCCCTGTAGCAGCATCTATCCAACTGGCAGCTTGTTCTCGCTTTCTGTGCCTCCACGTTTCTTAGAACTCAGGACTGTCCACACTGCCAGCTAATGAAGTCCTACTGTGCACCATTACAGTTTTTCTAAGGCAAGACCACCACCCTGGCACTTACTCCTCTACCTACTACACTGCCCACTCTTCTCCTTTTACTCAGTCTTTCCTAACAGCATACACAAATATAGTCACCACGGCCACCAAGAGCAAAACCAAAaggttcttttcttaaaaaataaaagcagacttatttatgttatgtatttgagagttttgtctatatgtatgtctgcacactagaagagggcatcagagtctATTTTAGACAGTTATGTACTGCCTTGTGAGTGCTAGAGCTtaggactctggaagagcagccagtgctcctaggtgctgagtcatctctccagttactctttttttttttttttttttttttttttaaaacttaaaaatatttacttaatattgtgggtgcatgtgtgtggtgtgtgtggagaTGTAGAAGCCAGAGACGAACTTTAGGAGTTGGTTCTAGGACCAATGCTGGTTGCTAGGATGGAGTGGCACAGTGCTATTGCACTGACCCCCAAAGCATCTCTTAACTCCTCTCCCCCGGTCGGCTATGCCATCTTCTGTCTTTCACAGGCACTTTCCTCCAGCATGTTCTATTACTTGAAGCACTAactctacctcctcctctcctcctcccattcAATCTGCTTTGCCCGGTCAGCGATTCAAGGGAAATGACCTACATTGCTGATGGCTACCTGCTTGTTAAAACCAAAGGGCAGCTCTCAGTCCTGCTTCTTCCCCTGTGGGCAGCAAATGGCAGAACAGAGCCTCCTTGAGGTACAGCTTCCCTAGACTACAAATTCTGTCAAGGTTCCTcctgcttgctctgcctgctctgCAGACCCTCGTTCTGTTTGATCTCCTATAGTGATTCTACCTTtacatatattttcaatattctcATCAACCGCTTTTCACTGTCTTTACTGCCACTGTCTTGGGTCAAAAGCtgtaaatgtaaaatgtaaactgAAGTCAGCCCCAAAGGAATATACAGTTCTTTACTATtccacaaaaccaaagaaaattaaagaatgcACTCTATGTATCCAGTTCTGTCTTGATAAGAATATACTCTTACCTCTTTTTCTAAATTGATttgaggtgggaatggatctcACACTTTTAGTTTttgtattatcctttgaagtttTCTTTTCAAGGGCTGAAAATAACTGGAGTGGTGAACTGGGTTTGCCGTAGCCTGAGCTCCGAGCTGATGCGTACAGTCCACTCTGTGGCTTTCTCTTAGGCAAAGAAGGTGTGCTTCTGGCCTTCTTACATGGAACCTGTTTACCAATGACAGGCACCTCTTCCCCAGCCCCGAGCTGGGACCTGGAAGTCTGCATATAACAAGGACAAGCCCGCTAGTATTAGAATGAACTTCAACCGCTATTACAAATGAAAATTAACAGATGGCAAGATTGTGATTAGCAAACAATGAGGTTTGTGAAGGGCAAACTACTCTAGCAAGGGTCTCTACTTCGTTAGAACTTCAGTGTTTTGAAACCTATCCTCAAAGTTAGCATTAGGACAAAGTACTTCAAACTAATATGCTTGTAACTGTGGCTACCAGTACAATGAAGACATCCAGGATGAAGAGATTTTGAAATGACAATCAAAATAGTATGCTTCTTTTCTCTGGATTTAAGTACATTAACAATAGCTACACTGGTGACGGTTAGTGAACTGTCAACCCGACAGTCCTGCTGCGGTTGGGACACTCTCCTGATGGTGGTGAGCAGGCTCACCGTCATTCCCTGACTGGGATCCCAGACGACACAGAAGGGGAAAGGAACTTTGCTGTACTGCATTCATTGCTCTCGTCTTCTTCATTtctgctgccttgactttcccATCATGGTGGGCTataccttgaactgtgagccaacaaaccctttccttttcccccaaGTCACTTTTACCcccagagtattttatcacagtaacaataAAGAAACTAATGCAACACCCTGCCTCACTTCACAGAATTGAGAAGCTTTATAggagagaaagtgaaagtaaaataCTGGAACCTGGGACCtataaagaaaaaacataaaaacagagaaagaaggaacaaTGAGGTGTGAATTTTGCCACAGTTTCTAATCACAATCCTGTAAAATGCCAACTCTCCTGTGGGGCAGACCATGAGGGAGATGAGCCATGAGCAATGCGGTGATAAAGAGACGACTTCTGAAACTGTCCAAGTCTTACACTCATTATTAAAggtaagagacagaaaagaaaaggcaagagagAACCACAAGgaatggcgcacgcctttaatcccagcacttgggaggcagaggcaggcggatttctgagttcagcctggtctacaaagtgagttctaggacagccagggctacacagagaaaccctgtcttgaaaaccaaaaaaaaaaaaaaaaaaaaaaaaagaaagtgaatgcTACTTTGGGGCTACTTTGAGCTTGAGACTGGACATTTTGGTAATAAGGCCCACCCACAGGAAAGACAGCACCCAAAGATGATGTCATCAGCCCCACTAATCCAAGCACACACATCTCACCTGGTTCATTTTGTCATCCTGAGGTAATAGTGAGGGGTTAACTGatgttttcttcttcaaaatCTCCAGATACATTTTGTCCAAATGCTCCTCTGTAGCTGGACAGCTGCTGCCCATGCCCTCATCTGCTGTCCTGTGTAGAACCACACTCTCATCGTGTTTGTGGGGAAATTGGATCGCATGTCTAGTGTCTTGAGACacagtgtttgtgtttgtcttcaGGGGTAAAGAGCCTACAGATTCAGCTTCTTTACTGTCCGTTGCTTTCTTAAGGCTACAGAATAAAACAGAGCACAGTATAAACTGAAGGTAGCATGAATTCCTCAGCTACCCACCCGCATTTGTACGTACGCATGAGCTGTTAACTACTGAGATGAAGCTACGATGCTAAATCTGTCGTTACGGCACAGCACAACAAAACCAATACCAACTGCGCAGGACACACAGGGTATGATGTACCTGCTTACATTTTTTCTGTtctcttgaggcagggtctaatgtagcccaggctggcctctcgcTCCTATTTTAGTAGAGGATGATCCTCAACTCCTGACCCTTCTAACTCTgcgtgctgagattacaagcatgtgcaaTTCTAATTTCAGATAATTTTAATGCAGCACAGTAATTTTTAGCCACAATTTCTTATTAAATCAATATGTACTTGAAGtatggaaatttttttaaaaataaatctctgtaAGACTAAGGTTACTATAATTTATAACAAGAAACCATGGAGTATAAATAC
This portion of the Mus musculus strain C57BL/6J chromosome 9, GRCm38.p6 C57BL/6J genome encodes:
- the Cep162 gene encoding centrosomal protein of 162 kDa isoform X3; the protein is MAHYFKVDLDEEFERFMKELSDDSFENSNKTPRQPNEDNKEMKKKDPVPWWIAEDDFEDDGLLGTNVSYLKTKKTYQPVMDTEEESAEKVQFLKSSGTSILSVDSLEANELVVSEPHHSTLGLGLDTLEEQEEKEQFFARLEKGLTSSIDYSKLNQELDSDDSAQLKALHRYPRNTEPAEDGCENESEQEELPETYSDDFEDAEDADDPLITKDEETHPKENSESGKDSFPKQEEEKTGMLANVVLLDSFDSVEDVGLSSQEKATPKAKAPPEITDDGPAETGVPYGQSSGDTEALHQAYCHVAHSLGDTGEPRIEASTVQTVRSSIKDGLQENEESSKNVSTTESDLPTVEELMQPIRIDSYGIRAFDLQPISLKKATDSKEAESVGSLPLKTNTNTVSQDTRHAIQFPHKHDESVVLHRTADEGMGSSCPATEEHLDKMYLEILKKKTSVNPSLLPQDDKMNQTSRSQLGAGEEVPVIGKQVPCKKARSTPSLPKRKPQSGLYASARSSGYGKPSSPLQLFSALEKKTSKDNTKTKSVRSIPTSNQFRKREILSGTKLIKPAASNKPSPHREGSPATPKRPEDPSDDSFVQLQTEPLGSYGGNREKELLMLKRAQDAEEKWTGAQALMEQMKMTFCEKEKELENTVESLKRQQERELFRLNQENYILQAKLSSFEETSRKQRWLQFGETSDPLTGEKLKQIQKEIQEQETLLQGYQQENERLYNQVKDLQEQNKKNEERMFKENQNLFSELASLN